Proteins encoded within one genomic window of Cucumis sativus cultivar 9930 chromosome 3, Cucumber_9930_V3, whole genome shotgun sequence:
- the LOC101222436 gene encoding transcription factor MYB108, which yields MDGNKDRMFDSGTLHGGEDDADLRRGPWTVEEDIILINYIHNHGDGRWNSLARCAGLKRTGKSCRLRWLNYLRPDVRRGNITLEEQLLILELHSRWGNRWSKIAQQLPGRTDNEIKNYWRTRVQKHAKQLKCDVNSKQFKDTMRYLWMPRLVERIQAASVASTAVDGSRSYGSVTPTQPALMMNGGSDFVSTPQVTPSYTSENSSSGGGGGSSDGTQVSSMSELTDCYNNFSCFPSGYGQDAAAAAALQSPAGGFFNEGTLDFQAMEQSSCEWMAGDGGVVTSESLWSGAGDGADYLWFLQQQLN from the exons ATGGACGGAAATAAAGACAGAATGTTCGATTCCGGTACCTTACATGGCGGCGAAGATGACGCCGACCTCAGACGAGGACCCTGGACGGTGGAAGAAGATATTATTCTAATCAATTACATCCATAATCACGGCGACGGCCGCTGGAATTCCCTTGCTCGTTGCGCCG GTCTTAAACGTACTGGAAAAAGCTGCCGGTTAAGGTGGTTGAACTATCTCCGGCCGGATGTCCGCCGAGGAAACATTACACTTGAAGAACAGCTCTTAATCCTTGAACTTCATTCCCGTTGGGGAAATCG ATGGTCGAAAATTGCACAACAATTACCGGGACGAACGGATAACGAGATAAAGAACTATTGGAGAACTCGGGTTCAGAAGCACGCAAAACAGCTGAAATGCGACGTTAACTCTAAACAATTCAAAGACACCATGCGATATCTATGGATGCCGCGTCTCGTCGAACGAATTCAGGCAGCCTCCGTCGCTTCCACCGCCGTTGACGGCAGTAGATCGTACGGATCAGTGACTCCGACGCAGCCAGCGTTGATGATGAACGGTGGGAGTGATTTCGTCAGTACTCCACAGGTAACTCCAAGTTACACGTCGGAGAATTCTAGCTCCGGTGGCGGTGGTGGCTCTTCCGACGGGACGCAGGTTTCATCCATGTCGGAGTTGACGGATTGctacaataattttagttgtttCCCGTCGGGTTACGGCCAGGATGCGGCAGCAGCGGCGGCGTTGCAGAGTCCGGCGGGTGGATTCTTTAACGAGGGGACATTGGATTTTCAGGCGATGGAGCAGAGTAGTTGCGAGTGGATGGCGGGGGACGGTGGTGTTGTGACGTCGGAGAGTTTGTGGAGTGGTGCCGGCGACGGAGCTGATTACTTATGGTTTTTGCAGCAGCAATTGAATTAA
- the LOC101222342 gene encoding DExH-box ATP-dependent RNA helicase DExH12, with translation MAHLGGGAEAHARFKQYEYRANSSLVLTTDSRPRDTHEPTGEPESLYGKIDPKSFGDRAYRGRPPELDEKLKKSKRKKKELDPIAEPQPSRQGKRRRLQEESVLTSTEEGVYMPKTKETRAAYEAMLSVIQQQLGGQPLSIVSGAADEILAVLKNDSFKNPDKKKEIEKLLNPIPNNVFDQLVSIGRLITDYQDGNDATGPATANGDGALDDDIGVAVEFEENEEEEESDLDMVQEDEEDEDDVAEPNGSGAMQMDGGIDDDDLQENDGGMNLNVQDIDAYWLQRKISQAYEQQIDPQQCQKLAEEVLKILAEGDDREIETKLLVHLQFEKFSLVKFLLRNRLKVVWCTRLARSEDQEERKKIEEEMMHLGPDLAAILEQLHATRATAKERQKNLEKSIREEARRLKDESGGDAERGRRDPVERDMDNGGLTGQSQLLDLDSIAFQQGSLLMANNKCVLPDGSYRHLGKGYEEIHVPKLNAKPFGSDEKFVKIASMPDWAQPAFKGMTQLNRVQSKVYETALFKADNVLLCAPTGAGKTNVAVLTILQQIALHTNPDGSYNHNDYKIVYVAPMKALVAEVVGNLSNRLQDYGVKVRELSGDQTLTRQQIDETQIIVTTPEKWDIITRKSGDRTYTQLVKLLIIDEIHLLHDNRGPVLESIVARTVRQIETTKEHIRLVGLSATLPNYEDVALFLRVDPKKGLFHFDNSYRPVALYQQYIGITVKKPLQRFQLMNDLCYEKVMSFAGKHQVLIFVHSRKETSKTARAIRDAALANDTLSRFLKEDSASREILHTHTDLVKSNELKDLLPYGFAIHHAGMTRVDRQLVEDLFADGHIQVLVSTATLAWGVNLPAHCVIIKGTQIYNPEKGAWTELSPLDVMQMLGRAGRPQFDSEGTGIIITGHSELQYYLSLMNQQLPIESQFVSKLADQLNAEIVLGTVQNAREASNWLGYTYLYVRMLRNPTLYGLAADAPTRDITLEERRADLIHSAATILDKNNLVKYDRKSGYFQVTDLGRIASYYYITHGTISTYNEHLKPMMGDIELCRLFSLSEEFKYVTVRQDEKMELAKLLERVPIPIKESLEEPSAKINVLLQAYISQLKLEGLSLTSDMVFITQSAGRLMRALFEIVLKRGWAQLAEKALNLCKMVSKRMWSVQTPLRQFHGISNDILMKLEKKDLAWERYYDLSSQELGELIRAPKMGRTLHKFIHQFPKLNLAAHVQPITRTVLRVELTITPDFQWEDKVHGYVESFWVLVEDNDGEFIHHHEHFLLKKQYIDEDHTLNFTVPICEPLPPQYFIRVVSDRWLGSQTILPVSFRHLILPEKFPPPTELLDLQPLPVTALRNPSYEALYQDFKHFNPVQTQVFTVLYNTDDNVLVAAPTGSGKTICAEFAILRNYQKGQDNVLRAVYIAPIESLAKERYRDWDKKFGKGLGIRVVELTGETATDLKLLERGQIIISTPEKWDALSRRWKQRKYVQQVSLFIIDELHLIGGQGGPVLEVIVSRMRYIASQIENKIRIVALSTSLANAKDIGDWIGATSHGLFNFPPGVRPVPLEIHIQGVDIANFEARMQAMTKPTYTAIVQHAKNGKPAIVFVPTRKHVRLTAVDIMTYSSADNGEKLPFLLRSLEDIEPFVDKINDEMLKAILRHGVGYLHEGLSSLDQEVVTQLFEAGWIQVCVISSSMCWGVPLSAHLVVVMGTQYYDGRENAHTDYPVTDLMQMMGHASRPLLDNSGKCVILCHAPRKEYYKKFLYEAFPVESHLHHFLHDNINAEIVAGIIENKQDAVDYITWTLMYRRLTQNPNYYNLQGVSHRHLSDHLSELVEHTLSDLEASKCISIEDDMDLSPSNLGMIASYYYISYTTIERFSSSLTAKTKMKGLLEILASASEYALLPIRPGEEELIRRLINHQRFSFENPKCTDPHVKANALLQAYFSRQSVGGNLALDQREVVISASRLLQAMVDVISSNGWLSLALLAMEVSQMVTQGLWERDSMLLQLPHFTKELAKRCQENSGKNIETIFDLVEMEDNERHELLQMSDSQLLDIARFCNRFPNIDMAYEVLDGENVAAGENVTLQVTLERDLDGRTEVGPVDALRYPKAKEEGWWLVVGDTKSNQLLAIKRVSLQRKAKVKLDFTAPADTGKKSYTLYFMCDSYLGCDQEYSFTVDVKDAAAFDEDE, from the exons ATGGCGCATCTGGGTGGTGGTGCCGAAGCACACGCTCGCTTTAAGCAATACGAGTACCGAGCCAACTCCAGTTTGGTTCTCACCACCGACTCTCGCCCTCGCGACACCCATGAACCCACAGGCGAGCCCGAGTCTCTTTATGGAAAAATCGATCCCAAAAGCTTTGGCGACAGGGCTTATAGAGGTAGACCTCCGGAATTGGATGAGAAACTCAAGAAATccaagaggaagaagaaagagctCGACCCCATTGCGGAGCCGCAGCCCAGTAGGCAAGGCAAGCGCCGTCGACTTCAGGAAGAAAGTGTTCTTACTTCTACTGAAGAAGGTGTTTACATGCCCAAGACTAAGGAGACTAGGGCTGCTTATGAGGCTATGCTTAGTGTCATTCAACAGCAATTGGGTGGGCAACCGTTGAGTATAGTGAGTGGTGCGGCGGATGAGATTTTGGcggttttgaaaaatgattcgTTCAAGAACCCGgacaagaaaaaggaaattgagaaattattgAATCCTATTCCAAACAATGTATTCGATCAGTTGGTATCCATTGGGAGGCTTATTACGGATTATCAAGATGGGAATGATGCTACTGGGCCTGCCACTGCTAATGGGGACGGTGCTCTTGATGATGATATAGGTGTTGCTGTTGAATTCGAGGAGAatgaggaggaggaagagagCGATCTTGACATGGTTCAGgaggatgaagaagatgaggaTGATGTGGCAGAGCCTAATGGTTCTGGGGCTATGCAGATGGATGGGGGAATTGATGACGATGATTTGCAGGAAAATGATGGAGGTATGAACCTGAATGTTCAGGATATTGATGCTTACTGGCTCCAGAGGAAAATCTCTCAGGCTTACGAGCAACAAATTGATCCACAGCAATGTCAGAAGCTTGCAGAAGAGGTACTGAAGATACTGGCTGAAGGTGACGACCGAGAAATTGAGACTAAGTTGTTGGTGCACCTCCAGTTTGAAAAATTCAGCCTTGTAAAATTTCTTCTACGGAATCGGTTGAAGGTTGTATGGTGCACCCGTTTGGCTAGATCTGAAGAccaagaagagagaaaaaaaatcgagGAGGAAATGATGCATCTGGGTCCAGATTTAGCTGCAATTCTTGAGCAGCTGCATGCTACTAGAGCGACAGCAAAAGAACGACAAAAGAATTTAGAGAAGAGTATTAGAGAAGAGGCTCGTCGATTGAAGGATGAGAGCGGAGGGGATGCGGAAAGGGGAAGGAGGGACCCCGTTGAGAGAGATATGGACAACGGGGGGTTGACTGGACAGAGCCAATTGCTTGATCTCGACAGTATTGCATTTCAACAAGGTAGTCTTTTGATGGCAAACAACAAGTGTGTACTTCCTGATGGATCATACAGACATCTGGGTAAGGGTTATGAAGAGATTCATGTACCTAAACTGAATGCGAAGCCTTTTGGTAGCGAtgagaaatttgttaaaattgcTTCCATGCCAGATTGGGCACAACCAGCTTTTAAGGGAATGACTCAGTTAAATAGGGTGCAGAGTAAAGTCTACGAGACTGCCCTTTTTAAAGCCGACAATGTTCTTTTGTGTGCTCCCACTGGTGCCGGAAAAACCAACGTTGCAGTCCTTACTATACTACAGCAGATTGCTCTACACACAAATCCAGATGGTTCGTACAACCACAATGATTATAAGATTGTATATGTTGCACCTATGAAAGCCCTTGTTGCTGAAGTTGTTGGCAATCTATCTAATCGCTTGCAGGACTATGGTGTCAAAGTACGGGAACTTAGTGGAGATCAAACATTGACTCGTCAACAGATTGATGAGACTCAAATTATTGTGACAACTCCAGAGAAGTGGGATATCATTACTAGGAAGTCAGGTGACCGCACATACACACAACTTGTAAAGCTTTTGATTATTGATGagattcatcttcttcatgaTAACAGAGGTCCCGTTCTTGAAAGCATTGTTGCCAGAACTGTGAGGCAAATTGAGACCACTAAGGAGCATATCCGCCTGGTGGGATTATCAGCCACACTCCCTAATTATGAAGACGTAGCATTATTTTTGCGAGTTGATCCAAAGAAAGGTCTGTTCCATTTTGACAATAGCTATAGACCAGTCGCACTCTATCAACAGTACATTGGAATAACGGTGAAGAAGCCATTGCAGAGGTTCCAATTGATGAACGATCTCTGTTATGAGAAGGTGATGTCGTTTGCAGGAAAGCATCAGGTTCTTATCTTTGTCCATTCAAGGAAAGAAACATCCAAAACAGCTCGTGCTATACGAGATGCTGCTCTTGCCAATGATACACTTAGCAGATTCTTGAAGGAGGACAGTGCTAGCCGTGAGATTCTTCACACTCATACTGATTTAGTTAAAAGTAATGAGCTCAAAGACCTTCTACCCTATGGTTTTGCAATTCATCATGCTGGGATGACAAGGGTTGATCGCCAACTTGTTGAGGATCTTTTTGCTGATGGTCATATTCAAGTTTTGGTTTCAACGGCTACTCTTGCTTGGGGTGTGAATCTGCCAGCTCATTGTGTTATTATCAAGGGAACTCAAATTTACAATCCAGAGAAAGGAGCATGGACTGAGTTGAGTCCTCTAGATGTTATGCAGATGCTGGGTCGTGCAGGAAGACCACAATTTGATTCTGAGGGAACGGGAATAATCATCACGGGACATAGTGAGTTACAGTATTATCTTTCACTAATGAACCAACAGCTACCAATTGAAAGTCAGTTTGTGTCCAAATTGGCCGATCAATTAAATGCAGAAATTGTTCTTGGAACGGTTCAAAATGCAAGAGAAGCGTCTAATTGGCTGGGATATACTTACTTGTATGTTCGTATGCTAAGGAATCCCACCCTCTATGGACTAGCAGCTGATGCTCCTACAAGGGATATAACATTGGAAGAGAGGAGAGCTGATTTG ATTCATTCAGCTGCTacaattttagataaaaataatcTTGTGAAGTATGATCGGAAAAGTGGGTATTTCCAAGTTACGGACTTGGGTCGCATTGCTAGCTACTACTATATAACACATGGAACAATATCCACTTACAATGAGCATTTGAAGCCAATGATGGGGGATATTGAACTATGTCGTTTGTTCTCATTGAgtgaagaatttaaatatgtaaCGGTGCGACAAGatgaaaaaatggaattaGCAAAGCTGCTGGAACGTGTTCCAATTCCTATCAAGGAAAGCTTGGAGGAACCCAGTGCCAAGATCAATGTTTTGCTGCAAGCGTATATATCTCAGTTAAAATTGGAAGGGCTGTCACTGACATCTGACATGGTGTTCATAACTCAG AGTGCTGGGCGGCTTATGCGGGCTCTTTTTGAGATTGTTCTGAAACGAGGATGGGCACAACTTGCTGAGAAGGCCTTGAACTTGTGCAAGATGGTGAGTAAAAGAATGTGGAGTGTCCAGACACCTCTCCGGCAATTCCATGGTATCTCCAATGATATTCTTATGAAGCTTGAGAAGAAGGATTTGGCTTGGGAACGGTATTATGATCTCTCATCGCAGGAGCTAGGTGAGCTTATACGTGCCCCAAAAATGGGTAGAACTCTACATAAGTTCATCCATCAATTCCCTAAATTAAATCTGGCGGCACATGTTCAGCCAATTACACGTACAGTTCTGAGAGTTGAGCTTACAATAACACCAGACTTCCAGTGGGAGGACAAGGTTCATGGATATGTAGAGTCGTTCTGGGTACTTGTGGAGGATAATGATGGTGAATTTATACATCATCATGAGCATTTCTTGTTGAAGAAGCAGTACATTGATGAGGATCACACTTTGAATTTCACGGTGCCAATATGTGAACCACTACCCCCACAGTATTTCATACGTGTTGTGTCAGATAGATGGCTAGGGTCACAAACTATTTTGCCGGTCTCTTTTAGGCACCTCATTCTGCCAGAAAAGTTCCCCCCACCAACGGAGTTGTTAGACTTGCAACCTCTTCCTGTGACTGCATTAAGAAATCCATCTTATGAAGCTCTTTATCAAGATTTCAAGCATTTCAATCCTGTTCAGACTCAAGTCTTTACCGTACTGTATAACACAGACGACAATGTTCTAGTTGCTGCACCAACTGGAAGTGGAAAAACTATATGTGCAGAGTTTGCTATATTAAGGAATTATCAGAAAGGACAGGATAACGTATTACGTGCTGTGTACATTGCCCCTATCGAATCTCTTGCCAAAGAACGTTACAGGGATTGGGATAAGAAGTTTGGAAAGGGACTTGGAATCCGTGTTGTTGAGTTAACAGGGGAAACGGCTACAGATTTGAAGCTTCTCGAGAGAGGTCAAATAATCATTAGTACCCCTGAAAAATGGGATGCTTTATCTCGTCGTTGGAAACAACGAAAGTATGTTCAACAGGTCagtctttttattattgatgaacTTCACTTGATTGGGGGTCAAGGTGGTCCTGTATTGGAGGTGATTGTGTCGAGGATGAGATATATTGCTAGTCAGATTGAGAACAAGATTCGAATTGTGGCTCTTTCTACTTctcttgcaaatgcaaaagaTATTGGGGATTGGATAGGGGCTACTTCTCATGGTCTCTTCAATTTTCCGCCTGGTGTTCGCCCTGTTCCTTTGGAGATTCATATTCAGGGGGTGGATATAGCTAATTTTGAAGCCAGAATGCAGGCAATGACGAAACCAACATACACTGCTATTGTTCAGCATGCAAAGAATGGAAAGCCTGCTATTGTCTTTGTTCCCACGAGAAAGCACGTCAGACTGACAGCGGTGGATATAATGACGTACTCAAGTGCAGATAATGGAGAGAAATTGCCATTTTTGTTGAGATCTCTTGAAGACATTGAGCCTTTTGTTGACAAGATCAACGATGAGATGCTGAAAGCCATTTTACGTCATGGAGTTGGCTATTTGCATGAGGGATTGTCTAGCTTGGATCAAGAAGTTGTGACGCAACTGTTTGAAGCAGGTTGGATTCAAGTTTGTGTTATAAGCAGCTCGATGTGTTGGGGTGTTCCATTGTCAGCCCATTTGGTAGTAGTAATGGGAACACAGTATTATGATGGAAGAGAAAATGCTCACACCGATTATCCTGTTACTGATTTGATGCAGATGATGGGCCATGCTAGTCGACCACTACTTGATAATTCTGGGAAATGTGTGATTCTCTGCCATGCACCCCGTAAAGAATACTACAAGAAATTCTTATATGAAGCTTTCCCTGTTGAAAGCCACCTACACCATTTTCTCCATGATAATATAAATGCAGAAATTGTTGCTGGAATTATTGAGAACAAGCAAGATGCTGTTGATTATATTACGTGGACTCTTATGTACAGAAGGCTTACTCAGAATCccaattattataatcttcaAGGTGTCAGTCATAGGCATCTTTCTGACCACCTTTCTGAGCTTGTTGAGCACACGTTGAGTGACTTAGAAGCAAGCAAGTGCATCAGCATTGAGGATGACATGGACTTGTCTCCATCTAATCTTGGTATGATAGCATCGTATTATTACATTAGTTACACTACTATTGAGCGTTTCAGTTCTTCTTTAACTGCTAAAACCAAGATGAAGGGTCTTTTGGAGATTCTGGCTTCAGCTTCTGAGTATGCATTGCTTCCAATACGACCGGGTGAAGAAGAGTTGATTCGTAGATTGATTAATCATCAGCGATTTTCATTCGAAAATCCGAAATGCACAGACCCACATGTCAAAGCAAATGCTTTGCTGCAGGCTTATTTCTCAAGGCAATCTGTTGGTGGTAACTTGGCATTGGATCAACGAGAGGTAGTCATTTCAGCCAGTAGGTTGCTACAGGCAATGGTGGATGTCATTTCAAGCAATGGTTGGCTGAGCCTTGCCCTTCTCGCAATGGAAGTCAGTCAAATGGTAACCCAAGGCTTGTGGGAGCGGGATTCCATGCTTCTTCAGCTACCACATTTCACAAAGGAGCTAGCCAAGAGATGCCAAGAGAACTCTGGAAAGAACATAGAGACAATATTTGACCTGGTGGAAATGGAGGATAACGAAAGGCATGAACTACTTCAGATGTCCGATTCGCAGTTGCTGGACATTGCACGCTTTTGCAATCGGTTTCCAAATATTGATATGGCATATGAGGTACTAGATGGTGAGAATGTTGCAGCAGGAGAGAACGTAACACTGCAGGTTACACTTGAGCGGGATCTTGATGGGAGGACCGAGGTTGGGCCTGTGGATGCTTTAAGGTATCCTAAAGCCAAAGAAGAAGGCTGGTGGCTTGTTGTCGGCGACACAAAGAGTAACCAGCTACTAGCGATTAAAAGAGTTTCTCTTCAAAGGAAGGCAAAGGTCAAGCTTGATTTCACTGCACCTGCAGATACCGGAAAGAAATCGTACACCCTTTATTTCATGTGTGATTCGTACTTGGGCTGCGACCAGGAATATAGTTTCACAGTGGATGTTAAAGATGCAGCTGCATTTGATGAAGACGAGTAG
- the LOC101222582 gene encoding 30S ribosomal protein S1, chloroplastic, with product MASMAQQFTGLRCAPLSSSRLSKPFSSKHFLNKSRSLPVQAAVISGPIPSPQTRERFKLKEVFEEAYERCRNAPVEGISFTLEDFHAALEKYDFDSELGTKVKGTVFCTDNNGALVDITAKSSAYLPLQEACIHRIKHVEEAGVFPGLREEFVIIGENESDDSLILSLRSIQYDLAWERCRQLQAEDVVVKGKVVDANKGGVVAVVEGLRGFVPFSQISTKSNAEELLSKELPLKFVEVDEEQSRLVLSNRKAMADSQAQLGIGSVVTGTVQSLKPYGAFIDIGGINGLLHVSQISHDRISDIATVLQPGDSLKVMILSHDRERGRVSLSTKKLEPTPGDMIRNPKLVFEKAEEMAQTFRQRIAQAEALARADMLRFQPESGLTLTTDGILGPITPELPVEGLDLNDVPPAEE from the exons ATGGCTTCCATGGCTCAGCAATTTACTGGGTTGCGATGTGCTCCTCTTTCTTCATCGCGTCTCTCCAAGCCATTTTCTTCTAAGCATTTTCTGAACAAATCCCGTTCGCTTCCTGTTCAAGCTGCAGTCATTTCGGGCCCTATTCCCAGTCCTCAGACCAGGGAGCGTTTCAAGCTCAAGGAGGTCTTTGAGGAGGCTTATGAACGTTGCCGTAATGCCCCTGTAGAAGGCATATCTTTCACTCTTGAGGACTTCCATGCCGCTCTTGAAAAATACGACTTCGATTCTGAATTGGGAACTAAG GTGAAAGGTACTGTGTTTTGTACGGATAATAATGGAGCACTTGTTGACATTACTGCCAAGTCATCTGCATATTTGCCATTGCAAGAGGCTTGCATTCACAGAATCAAGCATGTAGAAGAAGCAGGAGTATTTCCTGGCTTGAGAGAGGAGTTTGTTATTATTGGTGAGAATGAATCTGATGATAGCTTGATTTTGAGCTTGAGATCCATTCAATATGACCTGGCTTGGGAGAGGTGCAGACAGCTTCAAGCAGAGGACGTTGTTGTCAAGGGTAAG GTGGTCGATGCTAACAAAGGTGGAGTTGTGGCAGTTGTGGAAGGCCTAAGAGGGTTTGTCCCTTTCTCACAGATATCAACG AAATCAAATGCTGAAGAGCTTCTCAGCAAGGAGCTTCCTCTAAAGTTTGTGGAGGTTGATGAAGAACAATCAAGGCTTGTCCTTAGTAACCGTAAGGCCATGGCTGACAGCCAGGCACAACTTGGAATTGGATCAGTGGTCACCGGGACAGTTCAAAGCCTTAAACCTTATGGTGCATTCATTGATATTGGTGGAATCAATGGTCTTCTTCATGTTAGTCAAATCAGTCATGACCGGATATCGGATATTGCAACAGTCCTTCAGCCTGGGGACTCTCTCAAG GTCATGATATTGAGCCACGATCGTGAGAGAGGCCGAGTTAGTCTCTCTACCAAGAAGTTAGAGCCCACTCCTGGGGACATGATTCGCAATCCAAAGCTTGTTTTTGAGAAG GCTGAGGAGATGGCACAAACGTTCAGGCAAAGAATAGCCCAGGCAGAGGCATTGGCACGTGCAGACATGCTTAGGTTTCAGCCTGAG AGTGGTTTGACTTTGACTACTGATGGAATATTGGGACCAATTACTCCAGAGTTACCTGTAGAGggtttagatttgaatgatGTACCTCCAGCTGAAGAGTGA